Genomic DNA from Garra rufa chromosome 18, GarRuf1.0, whole genome shotgun sequence:
ggtcagatggtgcagtccttttggattggtctaccgcttcagcgcaaaacgaaacgcccattggcataactgaatgacagctgcggagacctgtcaatacatagaaaagatggcctcgattttaccctatcaattcgagccggagtctgacgatgaaacggttgaagtggcacatagacaagaaactgttttgcaagcacgactggagcaggacgtttctcagtgggtgtcatattataactgtgggaagtgcttgcaatttgcttttgtaagcgaaccgggcacacctctacgttgtgaacttcaacactgtaacgtacaacccataacactgcgttaagccatcgtttatcattatcattacttaaactaataaggcagacagacagtcaagctgcatcaatcacaatttttagactacattgcactcacagctgaacaacagaaacgcaagttagccggttaccaagacatgtgcggggttgttacacaccataacgtacacaaagacgtattttgaacgatcgctagaaaatacaatcatcaattattaatcatacttacaggtagaagttcagaggagcaagccggtccaaataaactgggcactgatccattttttaaaaccaagcgtttggtgaatctcgcgttgtaacgttactccccaagattggaaaaacagtcatcagtaaaatgacgcgaacacaacacaagattggcattggactgctgaggtgttgttgaaaaaattaatgttaaccactcattcttggtagtttcatctttcggaagggcatataaaacaaattcactcgcagggcgtcttcttgacatgatgtaacgttaatccacgtgaaaatggtaggcctactgtttgtgggcgggcaagttgttcgcgaaattgaacgtgggcggacattacgcaaatgtgtagctcgtgacgtgtggccgttacagaaaaaagattcgaattgctgacgactcgtttaggcgaatgtgagccgactcttttttttgttagacaaaaacttcatttatagtgcactgtcggcgtcacaactttgcagatagtttatgttcacatacagctacatgacacactacatgaaatatcatatttgaaaaggcataataggggcactttaaaccttttgtaataattgcacatgagtccctctgttgtcctcagtgtgaaaagatggacctcaaaatcatacagtcattgttgaaaagggttcaaatacacaaaaatgctgaaaaaccaaggaatttgtgggacctgaaaatgtcttttatgtaaaatatcttattcaggtcagtactaaacaaaaaacagcatgcattttgtatgatccctcttattttggtaaaataattaacattttgcagattctacaaggtgtatgtaaacttttgacttcaactgtatgtgaaaGTAGTTGCTTTTAAAAATGGTACAACTCATCCTTTACAACTAAATGCTTTACCCatcaataaaataacatttttaaaaataaaaacataacttaaaaaatgtaatttaaaaactatataactaagcaaaatgtgagtttataccatgaaatacacacacacacacacacacacacacacacacacacacacacacaaaaattccAAGTActatatatcttaaaataaaTGATCAATAATCTACTAAacatgtataaatatttataaaattcatCTAAAGGGTAGGCTATACTGTtggttaatattttaaataatatataaatctttAAACAGGCTAATTTCTGACTCTTGTTTGAATTGATGAACCATGTTAGTACTATAATACTGGTAAGGCCAGGCTTTTTGCTTGAAATATTTGTTAAATACTGTTTTTCTATAATGATGTGAATTTAGATGACAAAACCTTTTATGCTGGGTCTTAAGATGACGTGGATCCGTAAACGTTGATATTTACATAATGTTTTTCAGCAACTTCAACGGTAAACACGACCAGTAGCCTATTTGATGATATGAGAGACTCGTATTTTTCAAGGTTCTGCGCAAGTTTTGCGCAGAGCGGATGCGCACGAACACACATCAGCAGTCTTATTATCACAGAGGAGCCGTAAAAACATTATTGTGTTCATCTGTGTCGAACGAATTGTAACGTTACCGATCCATTTTAGTCAATAAACGAACAATGAGTGATAATCCGGTGACTAGCAGATGAGCCAAATCTGATCGTCGCTGGAAGAAAGAGGCGAAATTTCGGCTATTTTGTCAGGTGAGTGAGCTCAAAGACATTTAGACAACACGCAGCAAAATTgccaaaaaatataaatgtttcttcAAGTAATTCAAGTGATGGTGAGAATATGTCAGTTTACATGTTTGTAGTTTATAATTCGATTATTTTGAAGGGTTTAGGAACTGTCTTTTAATGTGAAATACGGCTGTTGTTGCTGTGTTTTGGTCAGGGGTGTTGTCCTGTCTATAGGCCTCAATCTGATCTATCAATGATCTGATCTTAACATCAGCACATACAAAGCCTCATACTTCTCGTTCACTATATGTATGTAGTTAGATTTATTAATATGACACCTACATGTGTAAATAGTAGATATCTGTAATTCTGTTTGAGTTGTTTTGTTGATTTGGGCCTGTAATGCAAGATAAAAACACATTCAGTTTAACCGTTTCTGTGTAACACAATAGATTCAATCTAAGTgaagtatgtttatttattatggaaaatatacatttatatatagttttatttcttaataaatatatattttcagtcTACCTGACCTTTTTAGCTTTTGTTGatgaaacattttaattatgtaattgtagtatttaaaattattttttattattttgctaaCACTTACAATAtgtatccctggaccacaaaataagggtcgagtttttttaaattgagatttataaatcatatgaaagctgtataattaagctttctgttgatgtatggtttgttatgatgagacaatatttggccaagattcagctatttgaaaatctggaatctgcaaaaaaaaaaaaaaaacatctaaactaagacaatcatctttaaagttgtccaaattaagttcttagcaatgcatattactaatcaaaaatgtattttttatatgattacagtagaaaatgtacaaaatattctcatggaacatgatgtttccttaatatcctaatggtttttggcgtaaaatcgatcattttgacccatacaatgtatttttggctattgctacaaatatacccttgctacttacaactgggtttgtggtccagggtcagatatgatgtcatttgttaacattaatgttagttaataaattaattaacgaatgaacaatacatttgttgCACCATTTAATAccctttattaacattagttaataaaaacatggttcattgtttgttcatgttagttcacagtgcattaactaatgttaacaaacataaCTTCATAAcgtgattttaataatgcgttagtaaatgctgaaatgtaACTAAGATTCTTAAATTCtgtagtattgttcattcttagttcttATTAATTAATGTTGTTAACTAatcaaccttattgtaaagtttttAACATTTCATTTGTAGTTTTAAACCATTTAAGAACATTTTAGTGTAATGTTTggtaaatatatacatgtaactGATTCTTTTTGACTAATATTAATCTCAATATTTGTCTATgaataatttacaaaaatattttgcaaatgcTACTACTTATTTCAGTCTGTTTTtgtgtaaataaatgaataattttattgatttaagtttgtatattttaaatataagttGTTAAATACTAATCTTTAATTTTATGAATTAAAACTATTGTTGTAATTGAATGGTTCCAACCAGTCAGACATTTTAgtttaacatttattaacaaaTACAACTGATTCTTTATTATTGTtgtgcattattttttattttctctccGTGTGTTTAACCTCACCTAATGTAACATAAAAGTAATGTCTGATATTCAAGTATATTCTGCACCAGCATCATAAAATGTCCCGTAAATGGTTTGGCTGTAAAGGATTTGGGTCATGATATATTTAGATCATTTCTGCGTCTGATTTAGGACGGTTGCCATTATGAGCCTACATGGGTTGCCCTATCAAGCCAGGTTATGTAGACGTCTGTTTTATAGATGTGTGATGGTAAACAAAGATTTTGGGTGTAAATGAAGAAATCCTGTCATTGGTTCTGGTTTCACTCTGAATGTGCTTTCAAATATTAACAGCTCTTTATTTTATGTGTTGCACAAGCCTTTCGTTTTATATTGACAGATAAGGCAGTCTTTCTTGTAAAAGTGGAGTAATACTTATCAGATGAGAGACTGGAAATGCAAGAGCTTTAATCTTATAGGGCAACAATGAACAAAGAACTAAAGCAAGCACTGTTTACTCGTGACTTTTCTCTACTTGGTTTGGTAAACAGTGTCCCGTTTGTTACATCTGCGTATATACCGCTGACGTTAGCTTGTGTAGACAGCAACTTTGTTATTTTCCTGTGaaatcattgttgttgtttttccccctTTCACAGCATGGCTAGTTGCGGCGAGGTTAATCTTTCTGTGGACTCCCTGACTTCAGGCAAGAAGGTGAGTGGGGAGTCTGTGACAGAGGGAAGTCCGTCCCCTTCGTCTCCTTCGCTGCCCATTCCGGAGTGTGCAATCTGCCTGCAGAGCTGCGTCCACCCCGTACGCCTGCCGTGCCACCATATTTTCTGCTTCCTATGCGTGAAAGGAGCTTCCTGGCACAGCAAACGCTGCGCCCTCTGTAGAGGGGAAGTGCCTGAGGACTTCCTAGAGCGTCCCACTTTGCTCTCACCCGAAGAGCTGAAGGCTTCGGCGACGGGTGGACGCGGTTCGGGGACTGGTGGCCACGCGTGGTACTACGAGGGACGTAACGGATGGTGGCAGTATGACGAGCGGACTAGCCGAGAGCTAGAGGACGCTTTTAATAAAGGCAAGAAGAGCGCTGAGATGCTGATTGCCGGCTTCCTATACGTGGCTGATTTGGAGAACATGGTGCAGTACAGGAGGAACGAACATGGCCGCAGGCGGAGGATGAAGAGGGATGTGGTAGACATCCCTAAAAAAGGTGTGGCCGGATTAAGACTTGATCCAGATCCCAATCTTGCAGCGGGAACGGGAACAGGAACAGTTCCCGCTGCATCTCCCACCGTTGCAGATTTAAACGGAAGCGGTGATGCCGCCACAGCAGAGCGAGAGAGTTCAGCGGATGGAGCGGACACTGGAGTGAGCAGTGCACGTCCTCAAGGCGTCTTTGCTACTGCGCCCGTACGGCCGCCAACCGTCTTAGGTGGCCACCTGACCAGCCCTGCTTCCTCCAGCGATATTCAACTAGTACAGGCACTCTCTCATCTCAATATAAGCCCCGCCGAGCAAGAACCAGAAGAGGAAGATGCCGACGACGAAGACGATTCGGCCGCTCCGGACGCCTCGGGGTACGAATCCGAGTCTGGCACGAGTGAGGATGAAGATGAGCAGGCTGGGGACGAAGGTGAAGACGAGCACACAGAAGGCTCCCAGGGTAGGCATAGACTGCATCAGTTGGACAGACCGCCCCCTGGTGGGGGCCCAGCGCATAGCAGCGATCGCTCGGGGTGCCCCGACGGTCAATGCACCGTTACGAAGGTCTGACCGCAGCACAACTACAGAACTCCTACCCAACTCCCACAACCGCTGGGTATTTCTAACCAATCTCTGAAATGCAAAAAACGAAACGAATGAAACATTCAAATCACTAAAAACACGGTCTTGGATAAGGGTGGAGGCTTGGGGCGGATGGTTTTAGTGTAAGAATAGTGCTTGTCTTTCTCTTTCAGTCTTAGAGGACTGTACCAGGGCTGTACTCTTTAATGGAAATTACAGGCAAAACTACAATAAACTTGCTTTTATCATGCCTAGGATACTGTAAATTGGTCCAACCATTACACTTTCAATTGCATTCATGTAAtagaaattaaaatattaacttttCACCTggaatttcaaaaaaaaattataaaataagtctTTTGTGACCATTAAGATTTTTGTGTTTTCATAACAATTACGCACAGTTTATCCTAAATTCCTACTGGTTTTCATTTGATtcttattgtatttattatttttgcattaaTGAGAATTTAAGGACAAATTTGCTTAATTGTCCACAATTCAAAAACTCTTAATGATCTACAATACAGGCGTTGTATCATTCTTAAGGTGTTTAGAAaagttttatttcatttgattttGGAGTGAAATATGAACCAGACATGTTCCTGAGATTCCTGTTTTCCAGTCGTGAGATTTCATTACATCTAGCATGGCTCAACACCATTATCCAGTGGTTATGGAGTCATACAGTAATAATGTACTGCGGTGTAGTGAAGTTCAAATCTTTTCATAGAAATATGCCATATCAGCTTTTACCCTGAGGCTTCTGCAATGCCATcagaaaataatgaactgtaTGCACTGCTTTAATAAGGATAACAACAAAATCCATCTTGTGGTAGGAAACCCATATATACTGCATCTTTactagttgctttttttttttcaatgcctGACTATATTTTGCAAACAGTATTTTTATGGAAATGTAGAACATTTTGTTAGGCAACACCTGGTACAGAGCCTTCTAGATCTGCAACAAGTGGTATGA
This window encodes:
- the rnf146 gene encoding E3 ubiquitin-protein ligase rnf146, producing MASCGEVNLSVDSLTSGKKVSGESVTEGSPSPSSPSLPIPECAICLQSCVHPVRLPCHHIFCFLCVKGASWHSKRCALCRGEVPEDFLERPTLLSPEELKASATGGRGSGTGGHAWYYEGRNGWWQYDERTSRELEDAFNKGKKSAEMLIAGFLYVADLENMVQYRRNEHGRRRRMKRDVVDIPKKGVAGLRLDPDPNLAAGTGTGTVPAASPTVADLNGSGDAATAERESSADGADTGVSSARPQGVFATAPVRPPTVLGGHLTSPASSSDIQLVQALSHLNISPAEQEPEEEDADDEDDSAAPDASGYESESGTSEDEDEQAGDEGEDEHTEGSQGRHRLHQLDRPPPGGGPAHSSDRSGCPDGQCTVTKV